The DNA window TGTAAGAAGAACACCTAGCCTATCATGGGTAATAAACGAATAATGGGGAACAATATTCTTAAATCGCAAAAACTTTTTTAATACTTTTAAAGATTCTTGTTTATTGTTTGCATGAAGTAATGCATTTGCATAACGATGTATAAAATTAGAGTATTTTAAACCATCTATTTTCAATTTGAAACGATTGAGTATTATATATACTTCTTCGAAAAAATTTAGCTCACCATCTATATTTGCATATTCAGGGATATAATTAATAATGATTGCTGCAATTTCTGTATATTGCTCAATATCCTTTAAATAGTAATGGGTTAAATTTAATGCGAACATTATTTTTCGCGAAAGCTGTAAAAACACTTGACTATTTAGAGCAGATTCAGCGAAAAGAAGAGCATCTCTAAATAATAGAATATTCTCATCTATAGTATTTAACTGAATCGAGATTTGTGTTCGCAGTGCATACTCAGTCAGTTTATCAACTGTAAGTTTAGTATGAGAAATCCATTTATGAATCATTAAAAAATCATTACTTGTAGGAAGATAATATGAATCTTTATTTTCATTTAAATATAAGCTAATATTATCATGATATAGCTGAATATACCCCATATCATTAATTTTTATAATACAGGATTTTTCAAACTGAATAAGTTCTTGAGATGTAATGTTAAGATAGTTCTTTACAAATTCAAATGGTATATGATAGTTGAATATCTTCATAAATTTTAATAGAGCATCTAGCTTTATTTTCATTCCATCAATGTAGTTAAAATATTCAATTCTAGATTTAACGGTATTTCGAAATACATTTTTCTTATCATTTAGAGTTAAAGTTAAATCTCTGTAATCAACAATTTCCCATTGGTTCCTACGTTTGAGTTCTAGAATGCCTAATTGCTCTAATAAGATAATTGCTGAATATAAATCATATGGTTTTGTACCAACTTTTTCTACAATTAGCTTTAATTCATCTTTATACTGAGTGTTTTCAGCGATAAATGATTTTAAAAACAAATTTGCTTCATCAATAGAAAACTTATCGATGATTAGATTATGCACTGTATTGGGATAATCATTTTCTATAAACTTTAACTGTCGATTAAAAGTTGAAACACTCGCTTTGTTACTTGGCAAAATGGTTTCGGTATTTTCAATCAAAATTAAAAAGAGCCTTATGTTTGCTCCAACGAGTAAATTAACAAGTTCATTTATTAGCTTTAAAATATTAGGATTAGTCTCTTGAATATTATCTATAACAATCAATCTAGATCTGTGTTGGCTTTCTTGATTCAAAAAATGAAACATGATTTTAATTACGATTTGGTAGGCTTGATATACATCTATATGATCGGGAGTGGATGAATAAATTGCCAAAGATGTACAGATATCAAGTACAATTTCATCTTTAATACCTGATGTTTCATAAAAAGATTTTATATCTTCTTTTTTTATTTCAAGTGTTCGTAACTTAGGCGGTAATTTAGAAAAATTCGTCAACATTTCATTTAACAATGTTGTATCATTTGTTCTTGAAATGTTGTATTCATTAATTATGAAATGTTGTTTTTTACAAATATCTATAACTTCATCTGCAAACCTGCTTTTACCTACACCACCGATACCTTTTATATTAAGAAGCTGAAAATAACCATCACTTGATAATTGAGCGATCTTATTAATTTTATCAGAAAGGTAAGATGTTAAATTTCCGAAGTAGGCAGGTTCTTTAACGCCAGACTGGTCAATTTTTCCTATTTCAATAATGCACTTTTCTTTATTAGACTTTTCATCTATCAATTCAAGAAAAATTGGGGGTAATTTTATTTCGTTTTCAGATGAAAAGCAAGTAAATTCAATAATAAGTGAGTAGGAACTTGATTCTTTATTAATATGAATCGATTCATTTTTAGGATAAATATTAAACTCATCATTGTTACCAACTACATAATCCACTTTTCTTACAATCTTATTATCCACTGAAAAGAGTATATTTAAAAAAAATGTATTTCCTCTTTTAAGTTTAAAAATGCTATCTGATTTAGCATTTATTGTTCTAAGTTCAGAATGGTCTCT is part of the Tissierellales bacterium genome and encodes:
- a CDS encoding restriction endonuclease; its protein translation is MKDVKRLPWHNHKSADFEKICAIFLSKKYNMNFQATSIVNDGGIDVIAVGSESERLTDYWVECKHWKRDIDLDAIGKNAILAYIKDSKYVIFFSTSRIRPNTKRYLNEFFETKGLKPDFYDGQKLDYEIIKFPSILRKYFKNFSLTTNNDNQYGFFYEAIISEFRDHSELRTINAKSDSIFKLKRGNTFFLNILFSVDNKIVRKVDYVVGNNDEFNIYPKNESIHINKESSSYSLIIEFTCFSSENEIKLPPIFLELIDEKSNKEKCIIEIGKIDQSGVKEPAYFGNLTSYLSDKINKIAQLSSDGYFQLLNIKGIGGVGKSRFADEVIDICKKQHFIINEYNISRTNDTTLLNEMLTNFSKLPPKLRTLEIKKEDIKSFYETSGIKDEIVLDICTSLAIYSSTPDHIDVYQAYQIVIKIMFHFLNQESQHRSRLIVIDNIQETNPNILKLINELVNLLVGANIRLFLILIENTETILPSNKASVSTFNRQLKFIENDYPNTVHNLIIDKFSIDEANLFLKSFIAENTQYKDELKLIVEKVGTKPYDLYSAIILLEQLGILELKRRNQWEIVDYRDLTLTLNDKKNVFRNTVKSRIEYFNYIDGMKIKLDALLKFMKIFNYHIPFEFVKNYLNITSQELIQFEKSCIIKINDMGYIQLYHDNISLYLNENKDSYYLPTSNDFLMIHKWISHTKLTVDKLTEYALRTQISIQLNTIDENILLFRDALLFAESALNSQVFLQLSRKIMFALNLTHYYLKDIEQYTEIAAIIINYIPEYANIDGELNFFEEVYIILNRFKLKIDGLKYSNFIHRYANALLHANNKQESLKVLKKFLRFKNIVPHYSFITHDRLGVLLTEMDQKEEALEHLRKAEEIAHLTEDREMNLSIINSDLGYYYFKNNLSLEKTIQYFSAATTLDLDVNDHIQTRPLEIAHQKALISILNKDYLKAENSLDEAYGLSKEVNNILLLKRAIILYLSYFHLINDFSEYDRYANEYIELSNAYDDRTSLWKIYMLEAIRCTKINKLTQAYNYYDKCYKIIKDHTLNLRKRIVIANIQTFEKLYLDKLDSKDKILSLADWSNRIKIDEVTYLNDTQYALLHS